One part of the Sulfolobus tengchongensis genome encodes these proteins:
- a CDS encoding metal-dependent hydrolase family protein: MLALVGKIFDGEKIIDKGTVIIEEDRISKVIEGVEIPKGVEVIQGNFIMPGLVDAHLHFFGVEEDNVLSWNIVNDIDVAIRSTRDMEVLLRSGFTLVRDLGSKVAVRLDKLQRRKEIIGPTVIASGYSLAITGGNDDPKDLPIDIAQRLSYSFYCDSPYECRKAVRMAIRQGARVIKVYSSGAFSQGGKIMPGFALDELKAIVEESHRAGLKVASHAYGKDAIMNSILAGVDTIEHGLGLDEETANMIKEKGICYIPTLATYEIPFEVSEPEAKVYREELVKRHFTEDMKIATSYGLKIATGTDYVGSRKRPHGQNYREAVLLSKYMSSLQVLKASTSIASECLGVKSGYIKEGYKADLIVVKEDPTKDIENLKPTNILYVIKEGKVYRGYGLYQP; the protein is encoded by the coding sequence ATGTTAGCTTTAGTAGGAAAGATATTTGATGGAGAAAAAATAATAGATAAGGGTACTGTAATCATAGAAGAAGATCGAATTTCTAAAGTTATTGAAGGAGTTGAAATCCCAAAAGGAGTTGAGGTGATTCAAGGTAACTTCATAATGCCCGGTTTGGTTGACGCTCACTTGCACTTCTTTGGAGTAGAAGAAGATAACGTTCTTTCATGGAATATAGTAAATGATATAGACGTCGCAATAAGAAGCACAAGAGATATGGAAGTATTACTGCGATCAGGTTTTACTTTAGTCAGGGATCTGGGAAGTAAGGTAGCTGTAAGGCTAGATAAACTTCAGAGAAGGAAAGAAATAATTGGCCCTACTGTAATTGCGTCAGGGTATTCTTTAGCGATTACTGGGGGTAACGATGATCCTAAGGATCTTCCAATTGACATTGCTCAAAGGCTTTCCTACTCATTTTATTGTGATTCTCCATACGAGTGCAGAAAAGCAGTCAGAATGGCCATAAGACAGGGAGCTAGAGTAATTAAAGTGTATTCCTCTGGAGCGTTTTCCCAAGGTGGTAAAATAATGCCGGGATTTGCGCTAGACGAACTAAAGGCTATAGTTGAAGAGTCTCATAGAGCAGGACTAAAGGTAGCATCTCACGCATATGGCAAAGATGCGATAATGAATTCCATTTTAGCTGGAGTTGATACTATAGAACACGGATTGGGATTAGATGAGGAGACAGCAAATATGATTAAGGAGAAGGGGATCTGTTACATTCCAACACTTGCAACTTATGAAATACCATTTGAAGTATCTGAACCAGAAGCTAAGGTATATAGAGAAGAGTTAGTTAAAAGACATTTCACTGAGGATATGAAAATAGCAACTTCTTATGGACTAAAAATCGCTACTGGGACTGATTACGTTGGATCTAGAAAAAGACCACACGGACAAAACTATAGGGAAGCTGTATTACTATCGAAATATATGAGTAGTTTGCAAGTACTAAAAGCCTCTACATCCATAGCCTCTGAATGTTTAGGCGTAAAATCTGGTTATATTAAAGAAGGATATAAGGCTGACTTAATTGTTGTTAAAGAAGATCCAACTAAGGACATTGAAAATCTAAAACCAACAAATATCCTTTACGTAATAAAGGAAGGAAAGGTCTATAGAGGGTATGGATTATATCAACCGTAA